Genomic DNA from Mesorhizobium sp. 131-2-1:
GCCTCGCGTCTGCGCACCCGCGTCCTCGACGTGCTGAAGGCTGAAGGCTATATCCGCGACTACAGCCAGACCGACTTCGAGAACGGCAAGTCCGAAATCGAAATCGAGCTGAAGTATTTCGACGGCGCGCCGGTCGTGCGCGAAATCGCCCGTGTCTCGAAGCCGGGCCGCCGCGTCTATGTCTCGGCCAAGTCGATCCCGCAGGTCGCCAACGGCCTCGGCATCGCCATCCTTTCGACGCCGAAGGGCGTGATGGCCGACCACGAAGCGCGCGAACAGAACGTCGGCGGTGAAATCCTCTGCCAGATCTTCTGATCTGGCGCGTGATCGAAAGCGGTATCCGGTTTTCGGCAATGCTCGAAAACTGGACCCTGAACCTAGAGAAGTGACGAGGACAACAAAATGTCTCGTATTGGAAAGAAACCCGTTTCGCTGCCGCAGGGCGTGACCGCGACCGTCAACGGCCAGACCGTGACGGCGAAGGGCCCCAAGGGCGAGCTGAAGTTCGTGGTCAACGACGAAGTGCTGGTCAAGCTGGAAGGCACCGAGATTGCCGTCCAGCCGCGCGACCAGACCAAGACGGCCCGCGCCAAGTGGGGCATGTCGCGCACGCAGATCGTCAACATCCTGCAGGGTGTGAAGGACGGCTTCGAGAAGCGGCTCGAGATCACCGGCGTCGGCTATCGCGCCGCCATGCAGGGCAAGAACCTGCAGCTTGCGCTTGGCTTCAGCCACGACGTGGTCTACGAGACCCCGCAGGGCATCACGATCACGGTGCCGAAGCCGACGGAAATCACGGTCACCGGCATCGACAAGCAGCAGGTCGGGCAGGTTGCCGCCGAGATCCGCGAGTACCGCGGTCCCGAGCCCTACAAGGGCAAGGGCGTGCGCTACGCCGGCGAGAAGATCGTCCGCAAGGAAGGCAAGAAGAAGTAATCATCGCAACGCCGCGGGGCGCGGCCGCGGGAGGCATCTTCGCCTACCGCACAGGGTTGCCCCCGTTTTCTGAAGGCAAGGAAAAGTACCATGGGCTCGAAAGAATCCACTCAGCGCCGCGCTCAGCGCGTGCGTCGCCAGATCAAGAAGGTTGCGGGCGAGCGTCCGCGTCTCTCGGTCCATCGCACCTCGAAGAACATCTACGTCCAGGTCATCGACGACGCCAAGGGCCACACGCTGGCCGCCGCCTCGACGCTGGAGAAGGACCTCAAGGGTTCGCTCAAGACCGGCGCCGATACCGCGGCTGCTGCGGCTGTCGGCAAGCTGATCGCCGAGCGCGCCTCGAAGGCCGGCGTCAAGGAAGTCGTCTTCGACCGTGGCCCGTACATCTATCACGGCCGCGTCAAGGCGCTGGCCGAGGCCGCCCGCGAAGGTGGCCTGAGCTTCTAATTTTTCACCGCCGGCGACCCAAAGCGGCGCCGGCATTTCAGCAACCGTGCTTCCGGAAAAGAACAAGGAACAGGATATGGCACAGGAACGTAGGGAAGGCGGCCGCGGCCGCGAGCGTGAGCGCGAAGAGCGCGACGACGGCATGGTGGACAAGCTCGTCCACATCAACCGCGTCGCCAAGGTGGTGAAGGGCGGCCGGCGTTTCGGCTTTGCCGCACTCGTCGTCGTCGGCGACCAGAAGGGCCGCGTCGGCTTCGGCCACGGCAAGGCACGCGAAGTGCCGGAAGCGATCCGCAAGGCGACCGAGTCGGCCAAGCGCGACATGATCTTCGTGCCGCTGCGCTCGGGCCGCACGCTGCACCACGACGTCGAGGGCCGCTGGGGCGCCGGACGCGTTCTGCTGCGCGCCGCCAAGCAGGGTACCGGCATCATCGCCGGCGGCCCGATGCGCGCCGTCTTCGAGACGCTCGGCATGCATGACGTGGTCGCCAAGTCGATGGGTTCGTCGAACCCCTACAACATGGTTCGCGCCACCTTCGACGCGCTGAAGAGCCAGATGCATCCGAAGGATGTAGCTGCCGCGCGCGGCATCAAGTACTCGACCCTTCAGGCCCGCCGCGGCACCGCCGTCGCGGCTGAAGAATAGTCGACGCGACCAGGGATCCAGACCATGGCCAAGAAAGCTACCAAGACCATCACCGTCGAGCAGATCGGCTCGCCGATCCGGCGGCCGAAGGAGCAGCGCGCGACGCTGGTCGGCCTCGGCCTCAACAAGATGCACAAGCAGCGCACGCTGGAAGATACGCCTTCCGTGCGCGGCATGATCGCTGCCGTCCAGCATCTCGTCCGCGTCGTGGACGAGGGCTGAGCAGAAGCGCAGGAGAACGAAGATGAAACTCAACGATCTGCGTGACAAGGACGGCGCCACGCACTCCAAGAAGCGTCTGGGCCGCGGCATCGGCTCCGGCTCCGGCAAGACCGGCGGTCGCGGCGTCAAGGGCCAGAAGGCACGCTCAGGCGTTGCCATCAACGGCTTCGAGGGCGGCCAGATGCCGCTCTACCGGCGCCTGCCGAAGCGCGGCTTCAACAACCTGTTCGCCAAGAGCTTCACGGTCGTGTCGCTGGCCCGTATCCAGGCCGCGGTCGATGCCAAGAAGCTCGACGCCAAGGCAACGGTGACGGCTGAGGCACTGGTTGCCGCCGGCGTCATCCGCCGCGTCAAGGACGGCGTGCGCGTGCTGTCCGACGGCGAGCTCAAGGCGAAGCTTGCCTTCGACGTGGCCGGCGCCTCCAAGGCTGCGATCGAGAAGATCGAGAAGGCCGGCGGCTCGGTGAAGGTGCCGGAAAAGGCCGCCGCTGAGTAACGGCGATTTGAAGCGCAGATGGCACGAGCGAAGCCAGGTTTTGCCCGCCATCGCGCTTTGATCTGATCAATTAGGCGGCCGCGTCAACGCGGCCGCTTGCATGTTTACGGTCCGGAGCTTATCTCGTGAGCTTCGGTGACACGCGCCGCCTGAGCTGCGGGCATCGAGCGTGACCAAGCGGAGAATCAGGCATGGCTTCGGCTGCTGAACAACTAGCCTCGAATCTGAATTTTTCGGCCTTCGCCAAGGCCGAGGACCTGAAGAAGCGCATCTGGTTCACCGTCGGCGCGCTGCTCGTCTACCGGCTCGGCACCTATATCCCGCTGCCCGGCATCAATCCCGACGCGTTCGCCCAGGCCTTCTCCTCGCAGAGCAAGGGCGTGCTCGGCATGTTCAACATGTTCGCCGGCGGCGCCGTGCAGCGCATGGCGATCTTCGCGCTGGGCATCATGCCCTACATCTCCGCCTCCATCATCATGCAGCTGATGACCTCGGTCATCCCGTCGCTGGAAGCGCTGAAGAAGGAAGGCGAGCAGGGCCGCAAGATCATCAACCAGTACACGCGCTACGGCACCGTGCTTCTGGCGCTGGTGCAGGCCTACGGCATCTCTGTCGGACTGGAGGGCGGCAACGGCATCGTCAACGATCCTGGCATGTTCTTCCGCATCTCCACCGTCGTGACGCTGGTCGGCGGCACTATGTTCCTGATGTGGCTCGGCGAGCAGATCACCGCGCGCGGCATCGGCAACGGCATTTCGTTGATCATCTTCTCCGGCATCGTCGCCGGCCTGCCGCGCGCCATCTCCGGTACGCTGGAGCTCGGCCGCACCGGCGCGCTGTCGACCGGGCTGATCCTGGCGATCATCGTGCTCGCCATCGTCGTCATTGCCCTTATCGTGTTCTTCGAGCGCGCACAGCGCCGCCTGCTGATCCAGTATCCGAAGCGCCAGGTCGGCAACCGCATGTTCCAGGGCGACACCTCGCATTTGCCGCTGAAGCTCAACACGTCGGGCGTCATCCCGCCGATCTTCGCGTCGTCGCTGCTGCTGCTGCCGGCAACGGTCGCCGGCTTCTCGCAGACGACCAACATGCCCGCCTGGGCAAGCACGATCCTTGCCTCGCTCGGCCACGGCCAGCCGCTCTACATGGCGTTTTACGCGGCCATGATCGTGTTCTTCGCCTTCTTCTACACCGCGATCGTCTTCAACCCGAAGGACACCGCCGACCAGCTCAAGAAGCATTCCGGCTTCATTCCGGGCTACCGTCCGGGCGAGCGCACCGCCGATTACATCGACTATGTCCTCACGCGCATCACCGTCATCGGCGCCATCTACCTGGTGCTGGTGTGCCTGCTGCCCGAATTCCTGATTTCAGCGACTGGCGTACCATTCTACCTTGGTGGCACATCGCTTCTGATCGTGGTCAGTGTAACGCTCGATACGGTGGCGCAGATTCAGGGTCACCTGATCGCGCACCAGTATGAGGGCCTGATCAAGAAGTCGAAGTTGCGCGGGGGGAAGAGGACCAGATGAGGCTGATATTGCTTGGACCGCCGGGGGCGGGCAAGGGGACACAAGCGCAAAGACTGGTAGAGAAATACCGCATACCCCAGCTCTCGACTGGCGACATGTTGCGTGCGGCGGTGCAGGCCGGTACCGAGGTTGGCAAGCGGGCCAAGGCGGTTATGGATGCCGGTGAGCTGGTTTCCGATGTCATCGTCAACGCCATCGTGGCCGAGCGTATCGACCAGGCTGATTGCGCAAATGGCTTCATCCTCGACGGTTACCCCCGCACCCTGGTTCAGGCCGATGCGGTCGAATCGATGCTCGCGGAGCGTGGCCTCCATCTCGACGCCGTCATCGAACTCGTCGTCGATGACAAGGCGCTGGTTGGGCGAATCGTCAAGCGCGCCGAGGATGCCAAGGCCGCCGGCCAGCCGGTGCGCAAGGATGACAATCCAGCCGTGTTCGAGGAGCGCTTGCGGGAGTACTACAAGAAGACCGCTCCGCTGATTGGCTACTACTACGCCAAGGGCAGGCTGAAGAGCGTCGACGGCATGGCCGACATAGACACCGTCACGAGAGAGATCGAAGCGGTGCTCAAATCCGTCACCCAGGCGGCGGCATAGAGAAAACAGACGATTGCGCTTGACTGTAGCGGTCCGCTGGGGTATGGCGGCCCGTCTTCCATCAGGCATAGGCTTTGCTTGTCCGCAAGGGCAAGGCAGCCGCTTTGAACTGGAAACTCCCGCAAGGGCCGGCCTCCACCGGACGCGGGGCAACTTGAAGCGCCGGCTCGTCCGGCCCATATGGAGAAGAGAGAAGATGGCTCGTATAGCCGGCGTCAACATTCCGACCAACAAGCGCGTCGTCATCGCGCTTCAGTACATTCACGGCATTGGCAAGAAGTTCGCCCAGGAGATCGTCGACAAGGTCGGCATCCCGGCCGAGCGCCGCGTCAACCAGCTGACCGACGCGGAAGTGCTGCAGATCCGCGAGACGATCGACCGCGACTACCAGGTCGAAGGCGACCTGCGCCGTGAAGTGTCGATGAACATCAAGCGGCTCATGGACCTCGGCTGCTACCGCGGCCTGCGTCACCGCCGCTCGCTGCCGGTCCGCGGCCAGCGCACGCATACCAACGCGCGCACCCGCAAGGGCCCGGCCAAGTCGATCGCCGGTAAGAAGAAGTAAGCGAGCGAATAGCGAGTAGCCATTGGCGAGTAGGGGTCCCTATTCGCCAATGGCTACTCACCACTCGCTCTCAAAGGTGGAGCCGCTGGCATTACGGCGGTGTAGAGATCAACTGAAAGGACTACCATGGCCAAGGAAGCCGCTCGTGTTCGCCGTCGCGAACGCAAGAACATCTCGTCGGGCGTTGCCCACGTCAATTCGACCTTCAACAACACGATGATCACCATCACCGACGCGCAGGGCAATTCGATCGCCTGGTCGTCGGCCGGCGCCCAAGGCTTCAAGGGTTCGCGCAAGTCGACCCCGTTCGCCGCCCAGATGGCCGCCGAGGATGTCGCCAAGAAGGCGCAGGAACACGGCATGCGCATGCTCGAAGTCGAGGTCTGCGGACCCGGCTCGGGCCGTGAATCGGCGCTGCGCGCGCTGCAGGCCGCCGGCTTCACCATCACCTCGATCCGGGATGTGACGCCGATCCCGCACAATGGCTGCCGCCCGCGCAAGAAGCGCCGCGTCTAAGGAACTATCGAACGCCGCGTGAGCGCCAAAAGCGCTCCTCCGCGGCATTCCAGGTCGCCCGCCACGATTGGATGGTGGCGGGGCAACGGAAGGAAAGCATCATGATCCAGAAAAACTGGCAGGAACTGATCAAGCCGAACAAGATCGAGTTCTCGTCGAAGAAGAAGACGATGACCACGCTGGTGGCCGAGCCGCTCGAGCGCGGCTTCGGCCTCACGCTGGGCAACGCGCTGCGGCGCGTGCTTCTGTCTTCGCTGCGTGGCGCGGCCGTCACCGCCGTGCAGATCGACGGCGTCCTGCATGAATTCTCGTCGATCGCCGGCGTGCGCGAGGACGTGACCGACATCGTCTTGAACATCAAGGAAATCGCCATCCGCATGGAAGGCGACGGCCCGAAGCGCATGGTCGTTCGCAAGCAGGGCCCTGGCGCCGTGCTGGCAGGCGACATCCAGACGGTCGGCGACGTCGAGATCCTCAACCCCGACCACGTCATCTGCACGCTGGACGAAGGTGCCGAGATCCGCATGGAGTTCACCGTCGACACGGGCAAGGGCTACGTGCCGGCCGAGCGCAACCGCGCCGAGGACGCGCCGATCGGGCTGATCCCGGTCGACAGCCTCTACTCGCCGGTCAAGAAGGTCTCCTACAAGGTCGAGAACACCCGCGAGGGCCAGGTTCTCGACTATGACAAGCTGACCATGACCATCGAGACCGACGGTTCGATCTCGGGCGAGGACGCGGTGGCTTTCGCCGCCCGCATCCTGCAGGACCAGCTCGGCCTGTTCGTCAACTTCGACGAACCGCAGAAGGAAGTCGCGGCCGAGGCCGTCACCGAGCTCGCCTTCAACCCGGCGCTGCTCAAGAAGGTCGACGAGCTCGAGCTCTCGGTGCGTTCGGCCAACTGCCTGAAGAACGACAACATCGTCTATATCGGCGACCTGATCCAGAAGACCGAAGCCGAGATGCTGCGCACCCCGAACTTCGGCCGCAAGTCGCTGAACGAGATCAAGGAAGTGCTGGCGGCGATGGGCCTGCACCTCGGCATGGAAGTGCCGGACTGGCCGCCGGAAAACATCGAAGACCTCGCCAAGCGTTACGAAGACCAATATTGAGCATGAAACTCCAAGGATCGGCGGCGTGAGCCGCTCGATCCGACGGTCATGCGGAAAACCATCAGAGGCCGTGGCCTCTTGAACAACTGAAGAAGGAAAAGAGCCATGCGCCACGGTTTCAAAGGCCGTCGCTTCGCCCGCAGCGTAAGCCACCGCAAGTCGATGTTCGCCAACCTCGCCGTGTCTCTCATCGAGCACGAGCAGATCGTCACCACCCTGCCGAAGGCGAAGGACCTGCGTCCGATCGTCGAGAAGCTGGTGACGCTCGGCAAGCGCGGCGACCTGCATGCACGCCGCCAGGTGATCGCCCAGATCGGCAATGAAGGCGTCGTCAAGCGCCTGTTCGAGACCATCGCACCGCGCTACGCCACCCGCAACGGCGGCTACCTGCGCATCATGAAGGCGGGCTTCCGCCACGGCGACAATGCCGCCATGGCTGTCATCGAGTTCGTCGACCGCGACACCTCGGCCAAGGGCGCCGGCGATCGCGCCCGCATCGAAGCCGAAGGCACCGATGAGGAAGCCGCGGCCGCCTAAGGTCCGGGTTTTTGCGAGAGTTCAAAAGGGGCCCTGTGGGCCCCTTTTTCGTTAGCGATCGGCGAGTGGTTATCGAATCAGGTCCAAATAATCCTGGCCGCTCAGCGACCGCCAGTTGAGTGCTCCAGGTATCTCTTCGGCGGCAGTCCGTGGGTATGAGTAGATGCTATCGACCTTCGTTCGAGAGTCGACATCTCGAACAAACCGGGACAACGCCGACTCGTTCAAATGTTCAATGGCTTCTCGATCGCCAATGAACGCCGTGTCGACCTGAAAGTGAATCTGGATACCGCCAGCACAGATGTTCAGCAGAATATCGTCGCTTAGCGCCGCATAATAGACGGTTGCTTGTCTTGAATCCCACAGGCCTGCAGCCAGGAATTCCGAGGGTTTCGTCTCACCGTTGAATCCGTCCAAAGACACCTTCAATTGCTCGGTCAGTGAATCAGATTTGCCGCAGAGTTGTGCCGCTCCTTCGATCTGAAACCAGTTCATCTGGTACGGAGCGATGCTGTCGAAGGAAATCTCCAGGTTGCCGAAAAACCAATAGACTGGAACAGGATGGCCATCATCGACATTCCACCCGTCGGGCGGACCGAGCGTCTCTGCGACCTCCTTCAGCGTCATGTGAGGGGTTACCGGTCCTAAGTTGCCGGTGACCAAAAAGTCGCGGAATGAAGCGAGATGTTTTTTCATGATATCGCCGACGGTGCCCGATTGCAGACGGAGCTATAGCCGGTTACTGGCTGAAAATAATTCGATTTCATCGCCTTAGCCTTTCATTCTGCACAATCGTCGGGACAATGGCGCCCGATTTGGAGGATTCGGAATGCACCTCAAACGGCTGTTTCTTGTTGCCCTTTGCGCGCTGGCCGCCTTTGCCGCGGCACCGGCCCTGAGACAGGCGTTTGCGGAGGACGCCACCAAGCCCGCCGATCCGGGCCTGTCCGACGTGCTGACCGACCTGCTGCATGGCGTGGAAGGCGAAAACGCCACCTCCGGGCCCGACAAGCGCGTGCCGTTCGGCCGCGAGGAGGTGCAGCTCTCGTTCGCGCCGCTGGTCAAGCAGACGGCGCCGGCGGTGGTCAATGTCTATGCCTCGCAGACGGCCAAGGTGACGTCGCCTTTCGAGGGCGATCCCTTCTTCGAGGAGTTCTTCGGCCGCGCGCAGCCGCGCGCGCAATCCTCGCTTGGCTCAGGCGTGCTGGTCGACCCGAGCGGCGTCATCGTCACCAATTACCACGTCATCAAGGATGCCGACGAGGTGAAGGTGGCGACCGCGGACGGTCGCGAGTTCGCCAGCAAGGTCATGCTCAAGGACGAGACGCTCGATCTCGCCGTGCTCAAGATATCCGCCGACAAGCCGTTCCCGGTGATCGCCATCGGCGATTCCGACGCGCTGGAGGTTGGCGACCTGGTGCTGGCGATCGGCAATCCGTTCGGCGTCGGCCAGACCACCACCAGCGGCATCGTCTCGGCACTTGCCCGCAGCCATATCGGCGTTTCGGATTCGGGCTATTTCATCCAGACCGACGCCGCTATCAATCCCGGCAACTCCGGTGGGGCGCTGATCAACATGGGTGGCCAATTGGTCGGCATCAACACGGCGATCTACAGCCGCAGCGGTGGCTCGATCGGCATCGGCTTTGCCATTCCCGCCAATATGGTGCGGGCTTTCGCCGACGCGGCCAAGGCCGGGCTCGACTTCTTCGAGCGGCCCTATATCGGCGCCGAGTTCGAGGCGGTGACGCCGCAGATCGCGGAATCGCTCGGCATGGAAAAGCCGACCGGCGCGCTGGTCTCGACCGTCGACGCCACCGGTCCGGCGGGCAAGGCGGGGCTGAAGCCGGGCGATGTCGTGCTGTCGCTCAACAACACGCCGGTCGAAAGCATCGAGGCTCTTGACTATCGCATGGCCACCTTGTCGATCGGCTCCAAGGCCAGCTTCGCTGTGCTGAGCAAGGGCCAGCAGGCGACGATGGAGATCCCGCTGGAGCGCGCGCCGGAAGGCGCCAAGGCGACCGAGGTGACGCTGCACGGCCGCAGCCCGTTCGCCGGCGCCAAGGTGGCTGAACTGTCGCCGCGGCTTGCCCAGAAGCTCGGCCTGCGTACCGACCTCAAGGGCGTCACCGTTGTAGATATCAACCGCGATTCGCCGGCGGCCGATTTCGGCTTCCAGCCGGGCGACATCGTGCGCGAGGTGAACGGCACGACCATCGACACGGCGGCAACGCTGGCGCAAATAGCCCAGCAGGACACGCGCTGGTGGCGCTTTACCGTCGAGCGCGGCGGGCAGATACTGCGCCAGGTGTTGCGTTACTGAGGCGATCCAAGGGATCGTCCTCCAGCTTTGAAGACGTTTCATGGCCGACCTGTTCACTGTTGACGAACCGGAGAAGGCGCCGCCCGGCCGGCCGCTGGCCGACCGGCTACGCCCCAAGAACCTCGGCGAGGTCGTTGGCCAGGAGCATCTGACCGGTCCGGACGGCGCGCTGACCAGGCTGATCGATTCGGGCTCGCTCGGATCGATGATCTTCTGGGGACCGCCCGGCACAGGCAAGACCACGGTTGCGCGGCTGCTCGCCGGCGAGACCAAGCTCGCCTTCGAGCAGATATCGGCGGTGTTTTCCGGCGTCGCCGACCTGAAGAAGGTGTTCGAGACGGCGAAGCTGCGCCGCGCCAACGGCCGCCAGACCCTGCTCTTCGTCGACGAGATACATCGCTTCAACCGCGCCCAGCAGGACGGCTTCTTGCCTGTGATGGAAGACGGCACTGTCGTGCTGGTCGGCGCCACCACGGAAAACCCGTCCTTCGAGCTGAACGCGGCGTTGCTGTCGCGGGCGCGCGTGCTGGTGTTTCGTTCGCTCGGCGAGGACAGCATCGCCAAGCTTCTGGCGCGCGCCGAGGAGGCCGAGGGCAGGGCGCTGCCGCTCGACGCCGAGGCACGCGCCATGCTGATCCGCATGAGCGATGGCGACGGTCGCGCCTCGCTGACGCTCGCCGAGGAAGTGTGGCGCGCCGCCAAGTCCGGCGAGGTGTTCGACCCCGAGGGCCTGCAGCGCATCATCCAGCGCCGCGCGCCGATCTACGACAAGGGGCAGGACGGCCACTACAATCTGATCTCGGCGCTGCACAAATCGGTACGCGGCTCCGATCCGGACGCGGCACTCTACTATCTTGCCCGCATGTTCGACGCCGGCGAGGATCCGCTCTATCTCGGCCGTCGTCTGGTACGGATGGCGGTGGAGGACATCGGGCTGGCCGATCCGCAGGCGCTGGTCATCGCCAATGCCGCCAAGGACGCCTACGACTATCTGGGCTCGCCCGAGGGCGAGCTCGCCTTCGCCCAGGCAACGGTCTATCTCGCAACTGCGCCCAAGTCGAACGCCGTCTACACGGCGTTCAAGGCGGCGACTTTAGCCGCGAAGGAGTACGGCTCGCTGCTGCCGCCCAAGCACATCCTCAACGCGCCGACGAAGTTGATGAAGGAAGAGGATTACGGCGCCGGCTACCGCTACGACCATGACGAGCCCGACGCCTTCTCGGGCCAGGACTACTTTCCGGAAAAGATGGGCCGGCGCACCTTCTACGATCCGCCCGAGCGCGGCTTCGAGCGCGACATCAGGAAGCGGCTGGAATATTGGGCGAAGCTGCGCAGCGAGCGGGAAAGGTAGGCCCTGCCGCGCCTGGCCGCTTGCTTCGGCCTGCGCCCATTCAGCCGGCAAGCGCGGCCCGGATCTTGCCGGCATTTTCCGCCAGCACCTCCGGTTTTTCCATCTGTCCGCTGTGCGGCTTCAAGGGGATGCCCTCGAAGCGCGGGATGACGTGGACATGGAGGTGGTAGACGGTCTGCCCCGAAGCCGGTTCGTTGAATTGCAGGATGGTCACCCCGTCGGCGCCGAAAGCTTTCTTGACCGCCCGCGCAACCTTCTGCACGACCGCAAAGAGCGGGGCGAATGTCGCCGGATCGGCGTCGAGCAGATTGCGCGACGCCGCCTTCGGCACCACCAGAGTATGGCCCGTTCCCTGCGGCATCACGTCCATGAAGGCGATGACCGCATCGTCTTCGTAGACACGGTGCGAGGGGATTTCGCCGCGCAGGATCTTCGCGAAGATGTTGCCGGGATCGTAGTCAGCCATGGCGGGCGCTCCTGATCGTGGTGTCCCGTTCCGTGTAGCGAAGCCGCCGTGAAGCGGCAAGGCAAGTCAGCGGGCCTATTCGGCCAGATCCTTGCGGAACGGCGTGTGGTCTTCGAGATATTCGCCCATCCGCTCGACCTCGCGGCGCTCGCGGCGGAGATAATCGGCCACCGCGTTGCGCAGGCCAGGATGCGCGATGTAGTGCGCCGAGTGCATGGTCACGGGGCGGTAGCCGCGCGCCAGCTTGTGCTCGCCCTGCGCGCCGGCTTCGACGACCTTCAGCTTGCGTTCGATGGCGAAGTCGATCGCCTGGTGGTAGCAGACCTCGAAATGCAGGAAGGGGTGGTCCTCGATGCAGCCCCAGTTGCGGCCGTAGAGCGCATCGGAGCCGATGAAGTTGATGGCGCCGGCAATGTAGCGCCCATTGCGCCTGGCCATCACCAGCAGGATGTCGTCGGCCATGCGCTCGCCGATCAGCGAGAAGAATTGACGGTTGAGATAGGGGCGCCCCCATTTCCTGCCGCCGGTGTCCATGTAGAAGGCGAAGAAGTCGTCCCAGGCCCTTTCGGTCAGGTCCTTGCCGGTGAGCCAATCGATCGAGATGCCGTCGGCCAGCGCCTCGCGCCGCTCCTTCTTCATCGCCTTGCGCTTGCGGGAAGCAAGCGTGGCGAGGAAGTCGTCATAGCTCGAAAAACCTTCGTTGAAGAAATGGAACTGCTGGTCGGTGCGGTGCAGGAAGCCGGCCGCCACCAGCGTAGCGACATCGCTTTCTGAGGCGAAGGTGACGTGCGCGGAGGACACGCCGAGCTTGTCGGTCACCATTTTGAGACCGGCGGCAAGCCCGGCCTTCACCGCGTCCTCGTCCTCGCCTTTGGTGACCAGCAGGCGAGGGCCGGTGACGGGGGTGAACGGCACAGCACTTTGCAGCTTCGGATAATAGCGGCCGCCCGCGCGTTCGAACGCATCCGACCAGCCATGGTCGAAGACATACTCTCCCTGGCTGTGCGATTTGAGATAGCAGGGCACGGCGCCCAGCAGCTTGCCCCGCGCGGTCTCCAGCCGCAGGTGATGGCCCTGCCAGCCGGTACGGCGCACGGCGCAGCCG
This window encodes:
- a CDS encoding DegQ family serine endoprotease, producing the protein MHLKRLFLVALCALAAFAAAPALRQAFAEDATKPADPGLSDVLTDLLHGVEGENATSGPDKRVPFGREEVQLSFAPLVKQTAPAVVNVYASQTAKVTSPFEGDPFFEEFFGRAQPRAQSSLGSGVLVDPSGVIVTNYHVIKDADEVKVATADGREFASKVMLKDETLDLAVLKISADKPFPVIAIGDSDALEVGDLVLAIGNPFGVGQTTTSGIVSALARSHIGVSDSGYFIQTDAAINPGNSGGALINMGGQLVGINTAIYSRSGGSIGIGFAIPANMVRAFADAAKAGLDFFERPYIGAEFEAVTPQIAESLGMEKPTGALVSTVDATGPAGKAGLKPGDVVLSLNNTPVESIEALDYRMATLSIGSKASFAVLSKGQQATMEIPLERAPEGAKATEVTLHGRSPFAGAKVAELSPRLAQKLGLRTDLKGVTVVDINRDSPAADFGFQPGDIVREVNGTTIDTAATLAQIAQQDTRWWRFTVERGGQILRQVLRY
- a CDS encoding replication-associated recombination protein A, which codes for MADLFTVDEPEKAPPGRPLADRLRPKNLGEVVGQEHLTGPDGALTRLIDSGSLGSMIFWGPPGTGKTTVARLLAGETKLAFEQISAVFSGVADLKKVFETAKLRRANGRQTLLFVDEIHRFNRAQQDGFLPVMEDGTVVLVGATTENPSFELNAALLSRARVLVFRSLGEDSIAKLLARAEEAEGRALPLDAEARAMLIRMSDGDGRASLTLAEEVWRAAKSGEVFDPEGLQRIIQRRAPIYDKGQDGHYNLISALHKSVRGSDPDAALYYLARMFDAGEDPLYLGRRLVRMAVEDIGLADPQALVIANAAKDAYDYLGSPEGELAFAQATVYLATAPKSNAVYTAFKAATLAAKEYGSLLPPKHILNAPTKLMKEEDYGAGYRYDHDEPDAFSGQDYFPEKMGRRTFYDPPERGFERDIRKRLEYWAKLRSERER
- a CDS encoding HIT family protein — encoded protein: MADYDPGNIFAKILRGEIPSHRVYEDDAVIAFMDVMPQGTGHTLVVPKAASRNLLDADPATFAPLFAVVQKVARAVKKAFGADGVTILQFNEPASGQTVYHLHVHVIPRFEGIPLKPHSGQMEKPEVLAENAGKIRAALAG
- a CDS encoding GNAT family N-acetyltransferase codes for the protein MDQGDDDDGQMADAEFSIRVAAGIGAFTCDEWNSFAGTTRGDKENGYNPLVSFAFLSALEESGCAVRRTGWQGHHLRLETARGKLLGAVPCYLKSHSQGEYVFDHGWSDAFERAGGRYYPKLQSAVPFTPVTGPRLLVTKGEDEDAVKAGLAAGLKMVTDKLGVSSAHVTFASESDVATLVAAGFLHRTDQQFHFFNEGFSSYDDFLATLASRKRKAMKKERREALADGISIDWLTGKDLTERAWDDFFAFYMDTGGRKWGRPYLNRQFFSLIGERMADDILLVMARRNGRYIAGAINFIGSDALYGRNWGCIEDHPFLHFEVCYHQAIDFAIERKLKVVEAGAQGEHKLARGYRPVTMHSAHYIAHPGLRNAVADYLRRERREVERMGEYLEDHTPFRKDLAE